The Rouxiella sp. WC2420 region TGCGATTGCCGTGTCGACAGGTACAATGCCGTCGCTGGCGGTCGAACTCAGTGGGCCAGTGGAAATTTTTACTAGACCCACTTTGCCGGTCGGGGAAATCAGTCCATTGACCACGCTGTCGTTTTGGCCCAGCAACGCGCGGCTGGTGCCGACGCCGGTAAATACCTGATTTACGTGCTGTGGTTGAACCTGCCGAGAAATTTGACTGACCATTAGAGACTGACGCGGATCGCCCGCCCCCAGTCCAACGGAAAGCGCGTTTTCAATTAGCGCGGCATACTCTTTCATGTCTGCTACGGCACTCTCGACGTCGGCGTAATTCTTTGACAGCACGCCAACCAGCACGTGACCTTCAGCCGCCTGATAAATTTCACGGGCATTATCTTTCGAACCGGCGAGCACGTTGAGGCAAACGCGATCGCGATAAAAATTCGGGGTCAGCTTCATGGTTTCTCTCCACTAAACAAGGCTTTAAAACACTCGGCTACGGTAACCAGTTGCGACGGCGTTACACTACGGACATCGACGTCAATCTTTCCTTCATTGGCGCGATAGCCACGGAAATAAATCGCAATTTCGCCCGTCTTCATCGCATCGACAATGGCCTTGGTTTTCCACCCTAGCCGCGCTTCGTCAAAGGTGATTTCTGTACGCGCAATATCACGCCCGGCGCTGTCCCACACTACTTTGGCCGAAACTCCGTCCAAATCGTTAAGGCTGTTGATAAACGGCGTCATTTTATCGACCATTTCCCGGCCGGTAGTTTTTGGCTGGCTGATGTAACTTTCGATCGCCTGAGTTAGCCCAAGAATGCCCTCTTTGCCGACCTTCATGGCACGGCCAATCCCGTTGGATTGCAGCTTCACCCATTCAACGTACTGCTTTTTGCCCAACACCAATCCACTGGTCGGGCCTTCCAATGCTTTTGCACCGCTGTAAATCACCAGGTCTGCGCCCATCTGGTAGTAGCAGGTCAGATCTTCTTCTGCCGCTGCATCAACGATCAGCGGGAGTTGGTGTTCGCGAGCCACTTCAGCGGCTTCTGCCACCGACAGAATGCTTTTCTGTACCGAGTGATGGGATTTGATATACAAGATGGCTGCGGTACGCGCTGTGATGGACGCAGCCAGCTGTGCAGCAGAACATTCGTTGGCATAACCGGCCTCGATCACTTTACCGCCACCCATGCTGACCATGGTCGCAACCGGCGCGCCGTAGTTAACATTGTGACCTTTAGGCAGTACGATTTCATTGGCCACGGTCAGTGGTGCGGCATGCAGATTTTCCAGTAACCAGGCATCGTCTTTAATAATGATGGCCGCCACGGATTGCGCGATGCCCGCCGAGGCACAGGAAACCACAACCGCGTTTTCAACGTTCAACAGTTTGGCAATGTAGGCACCGGTCTTATTGACCAGATCTTTCATTTCGAAAAAATGATTCAGACCATAATTTACGACTTCAGCCACGTCCGCACGCGGAGTGGACACGCCGAGAATCGTCATGCGGCCAGAGGCATTAATCACTTGTTTTAAATCATACTTTTCATAGATTGAAGACATTTTTTGACTTCCCTTCATCCGTTAATATCGGCTCACCGGCGACAACCGCCGCCAGTGGCACCAGAATGCGGTCGCCCTTGACCGACTGACCTTCTGAATCGACAAATATCTGCGGTGCATGCTCAACGGCAAACAGTGTCAGATCGGCATCACCGCCCACTTCAAGGCGACCTTTATTGGGCAGGCGCAGCGCTTGCGCGGCATGGCTGGTAACACAATCAATAACTTGCGCCAGCGTGAGGCCAACGCTAAAGAATTTTGACATCACCGTCGCAAGACTATGCACCGGGCCGTTGATCCGATTGCGGCAGTAAATATCCGAGCTGATGGTGTGCGGAATGATGCCCTGCTTGATCGCCACTTCGGCAACCGCAAAACTGAAGCTCGCTGAACCATGCCCGACGTCCAACCTTACGCCACGTTCGAGTGCGCGTTTAATCGCGTCGCGCAGCTGTCCTTCCGGGGTCAGAATGCGATTAGGCTTACCGTTAAAGCAGTGGGTGATAATGTCGCCTGATGCCAGCAGGTCGGCGATCTCATCCAAATTGGGTGGGTTGTTACCAATGTGTACCATCAACGGCAGCTGATTGTTTTCCTTCTGAATTTCTTTGGCGCGCACCAGAGGTTGAATACCATTTTTGCCCACGACGCTGCTGCTCATCCGCGCTTTGAGGCCAATGATAAAACCAGGATTGTTGGCAATCGCCTGACGGACACCCACCTTGTCTATCTGTGTCATGTCGGCCAGTTCGTTTTGCGTGACAATACCGGTGCGGGCAATGTTCAAAAAGGCGTAGACGTTAGTTTTGGCATCGCGAGTAATACGATAGAAATCATCGACATCGTTCGCACCAGTGCTACCGGCATCGATAACCGTGGTCACACCGCTGGCGACTCCGATCAAATCAGGCTCATCGTGATAAATCGGCGATTTTGGATAGCAATGCACATGGGAATCGATCCACCCTGCGCTGACCCAACATTTGCCCTCTAAATCGAGGATTCTCCTGGCGCTTTCTGTGGTAGCAAGTTGGCCAATTGCCGCCAGCTTGCCGTCCAGAATCGCAATATCAATCAGGCTGCCGTCTGTTTTTTTGGCTTGTCTGACAATCAAATCATACATACGGCATTTCTCCTTGAAACCTGTGCATTTTTAGACCATTACAGTGAAATCGGGAAGATGGCCCCAAGGATCATTGCACCGAGGATCGCGCCGCCAGTCAGTGGTTTCTTCCAGAGATAGAACACCAGCGCACCCAGCAGTGATCCCAAACCGATCGGTATCGAGGCCGAAATTGCAGACAGGATAATCAGTGGCCCGAGAAAACGCCCCGTGGTGTTGCCTGCGCCCATCATCACGTCAGCGCCGTAAGTCGAGTTACCCTGATTGATGGTGAACTTACGTGCCAAAATAATGATGTAACCCACGGCCAGTCCGAGGACTAAACCCGTTACCAGTGAAGCCGCGAAGTTGGTCACCGGGAACAGGATCCCCGAGCCGAGCAGCAGCGCGGGAACGCCGAGGCCGATGCCGGTTTGAATGGCGCCGCCGATGTCCAGAATCCCCACCAGCGAGCCTTCAATGATGCGCGCAAACAGGAAGCTGGCACCGAAAGCGGCTACCGCGCCATACACGCCGGTGTCCATGCCCGAACGCAACATTGACACAAACGCCACTTCGTTGAAGGCACCGATGCCGTACAGGTAATACATGTGTGTACCGGCAAATACCCCGGCGGAAAGTAGCCCGACAAAGATCGGGAATGACCACTCGGCGTACCAGAAACCGGTTTTGGCTTGTTCTTCCATTGTCATGAACCCCTTATTTGCCGCTGAGTGAGTTGTGAATGCCGTTCAGCCAGGTCGGCACGTTGAGCATGAAGGACTGCAATAGTTTGACGTCGAAGCCACGGAAGAAGCCGCTAAGCACGAACAGCGCGATAATTGCGCCCATCATGACTTTAGTGACGTGGTTCCAGCCGCCCTCTTCTACGCCTTTGCCGATCAGGATCCCCAGTACCAGACCCGGCACAGCATTGCCCATGATCAACTGAGCCAGCCCACCAAAAATGGTGCCCCAGAAGCCGGAGCGACGGCCTGCATCGATAGCCGCGAGCCAGAAAATTACCGGCATTACGGTGTTAACCAGCAGGTTGGCCGCAGGCACCAGCACCTTGATGGCGGTAACCTGCAATGCAGGCGGTACGGCAGAGGCCGTGGTGTTCAGGAAAGCCACCACGATCATGCCGATGATGCCACCCGCGATCGCCATTTTGCGCGGATCGTGCAGGGTTTCGGCCACGTTGCGATTTTTCATCATCAACACGGCCGCGGCCCAGTTTGGAATAATCCGGTGGTCGACATCCTGCGTGAAGGAACCGGCCGCCACTGAGGACGCCCAGGCGTTGAAGAAGAAGCCCAGTCCGAAAGAGAAGTGTGAGGCAGGATCGCCTTCACAGGAGTTGAGTTCCCCAAGCGTACGAAAAGCCCCCATTCCTTGCACGGTCGGAGCATGGAACATACGTGCAGCACCTGCACCTACGCCAACCCCTACCAGTCCGCCGATAATAAGCGACTTAAATAAGATAATTAGAAACATCAGGTTATCCTTGTGATTATATTGACTCGTGCGGGCAAGGTTGCATTCTTTGCAGAGGCAGCATTAAACCTGTCGAGCCTTTATTTCTTGGTGAATATGACCTGC contains the following coding sequences:
- a CDS encoding KDGP aldolase family protein is translated as MKLTPNFYRDRVCLNVLAGSKDNAREIYQAAEGHVLVGVLSKNYADVESAVADMKEYAALIENALSVGLGAGDPRQSLMVSQISRQVQPQHVNQVFTGVGTSRALLGQNDSVVNGLISPTGKVGLVKISTGPLSSTASDGIVPVDTAIALLKDMGGSSVKYFPMGGLKTREEFACVARACAEQDFWLEPTGGIDLENFEAIMEIALEAGVSKIIPHIYSSIIDSASGNTRPEDVRTLLASVKRLLA
- a CDS encoding DgaE family pyridoxal phosphate-dependent ammonia lyase, producing MSSIYEKYDLKQVINASGRMTILGVSTPRADVAEVVNYGLNHFFEMKDLVNKTGAYIAKLLNVENAVVVSCASAGIAQSVAAIIIKDDAWLLENLHAAPLTVANEIVLPKGHNVNYGAPVATMVSMGGGKVIEAGYANECSAAQLAASITARTAAILYIKSHHSVQKSILSVAEAAEVAREHQLPLIVDAAAEEDLTCYYQMGADLVIYSGAKALEGPTSGLVLGKKQYVEWVKLQSNGIGRAMKVGKEGILGLTQAIESYISQPKTTGREMVDKMTPFINSLNDLDGVSAKVVWDSAGRDIARTEITFDEARLGWKTKAIVDAMKTGEIAIYFRGYRANEGKIDVDVRSVTPSQLVTVAECFKALFSGEKP
- a CDS encoding amidohydrolase/deacetylase family metallohydrolase, whose amino-acid sequence is MYDLIVRQAKKTDGSLIDIAILDGKLAAIGQLATTESARRILDLEGKCWVSAGWIDSHVHCYPKSPIYHDEPDLIGVASGVTTVIDAGSTGANDVDDFYRITRDAKTNVYAFLNIARTGIVTQNELADMTQIDKVGVRQAIANNPGFIIGLKARMSSSVVGKNGIQPLVRAKEIQKENNQLPLMVHIGNNPPNLDEIADLLASGDIITHCFNGKPNRILTPEGQLRDAIKRALERGVRLDVGHGSASFSFAVAEVAIKQGIIPHTISSDIYCRNRINGPVHSLATVMSKFFSVGLTLAQVIDCVTSHAAQALRLPNKGRLEVGGDADLTLFAVEHAPQIFVDSEGQSVKGDRILVPLAAVVAGEPILTDEGKSKNVFNL
- a CDS encoding DUF4310 family protein; translated protein: MEEQAKTGFWYAEWSFPIFVGLLSAGVFAGTHMYYLYGIGAFNEVAFVSMLRSGMDTGVYGAVAAFGASFLFARIIEGSLVGILDIGGAIQTGIGLGVPALLLGSGILFPVTNFAASLVTGLVLGLAVGYIIILARKFTINQGNSTYGADVMMGAGNTTGRFLGPLIILSAISASIPIGLGSLLGALVFYLWKKPLTGGAILGAMILGAIFPISL
- a CDS encoding DUF4311 domain-containing protein translates to MFLIILFKSLIIGGLVGVGVGAGAARMFHAPTVQGMGAFRTLGELNSCEGDPASHFSFGLGFFFNAWASSVAAGSFTQDVDHRIIPNWAAAVLMMKNRNVAETLHDPRKMAIAGGIIGMIVVAFLNTTASAVPPALQVTAIKVLVPAANLLVNTVMPVIFWLAAIDAGRRSGFWGTIFGGLAQLIMGNAVPGLVLGILIGKGVEEGGWNHVTKVMMGAIIALFVLSGFFRGFDVKLLQSFMLNVPTWLNGIHNSLSGK